Proteins from a genomic interval of Zingiber officinale cultivar Zhangliang chromosome 1B, Zo_v1.1, whole genome shotgun sequence:
- the LOC121981921 gene encoding DDB1- and CUL4-associated factor 6-like isoform X2: protein MPNSEVEMQMHVNNSLLLLVIRVETDKDFVLRLGIDRKLNKHNGYVNTVSLNENGNILVSGSDDEMVILWDWEVGTVRTSFHSGHKDIVLQARFMPCTAHHQTIVTSAADGEVRLAQLREGGQVTTELLAEHDDAVHKVAFEPQNPHVLYSGGEDGIVQHFDLRCKNSTKLFICRPFRRRPTYTSFVKLMAISIDPRNPNYLAVAGAHDYALVYDIRKCKWDGSTNYGLPCENFCPTHLIDHSDGISGLCFSDSSELLVSYMNEYIYLFPKVQGLGSNPASLLSDCDSEDKSNPVLSTSNASLGIKLYKGRWSEQTAKDVHFFGPYCDYVVSGSDCGRIFIWRKKDGVLLRAMKGDTHVVNSTVSHPYTTMLASSGMEKDVKIWVPNTTQPFQLVDLESYDAEDLAYDDDSYDTDFSDSDDDTEEDVFADGVSF, encoded by the exons ATGCCAAACTCGGAAGTGGAAATGCAAATGCATGTTAACAATAGTTTGTTGTTGCTCGTGATAAGAGTGGAGACTGATAAG GATTTTGTTCTGCGTTTGGGAATTGACAGAAAACTTAACAAGCATAATGGTTATGTAAATACTGTGAGTCTCAATGAAAATGGGAATATTCTTGTATCCGGATCAGATGATGAAATGGTAATATTGTGGGATTGGGAGGTTGGGACTGTCAGGACTTCCTTCCACTCTGGACATAAAGACATTGTTTTACAGGCACGCTTCATGCCATGTACAGCTCATCATCAGACTATTGTTACATCTGCTGCAGATGGTGAG GTAAGACTTGCACAATTACGTGAAGGTGGCCAAGTAACTACAGAATTGCTAGCTGAACATGATGATGCTGTTCATAAGGTAGCATTTGAGCCGCAAAATCCTCATGTTCTTTATAGTGGTGGTGAAGATGGCATAGTTCAGCAT TTTGACCTTAGATGCAAAAATTCAACAAAGTTATTCATATGCAGACCGTTTAGAAGAAGACCGACTTATACATCATTTGTCAAGCTTATGGCTATTTCAATAGACCCAAGAAACCCAAACTATCTTGCAGTTGCTGGTGCACATGACTATGCTCTGGTATATGACATTCGCAAGTGCAAATGGGATGGATCAACAAATTATGGTCTTCCATGTGAAAATTTCTGTCCTACACATCTGATTGATCATAGTGACGGGATATCAGGGTTGTGTTTTTCTGATTCAAGTGAGCTGCTGGTCTCTTATATGAACGAATATATCTATCTCTTTCCAAAAGTTCAGGGTCTGGGTTCAAATCCTGCGTCCTTACTTTCTGATTGTGATTCAGAAGATAAATCTAATCCAGTCCTATCTACATCCAATGCGAGCCTAGGGATTAAGTTGTACAAAGGACGTTGGAGCGAACAGACTGCGAAGGATGTGCATTTTTTTGGACCGTATTGTGACTATGTGGTTAGTGGATCAGACTGTGGTCGCATATTTATTTGGAGAAAGAAAGATGGGGTACTTTTACGTGCTATGAAAGGTGATACACATGTGGTGAACTCTACTGTATCGCACCCTTATACCACCATGCTTGCAAGTTCTGGAATGGAGAAAGATGTAAAGATCTGGGTTCCTAACACCACTCAACCTTTCCAACTAGTAGATCTAGAg AGTTACGATGCGGAAGATCTTGCAtatgatgatgactcttatgatactGACTTCAGTGATAGCGATGATGACACCGAGGAAGATGTCTTTGCTGATGGTGTTAGTTTTTGA
- the LOC121981921 gene encoding DDB1- and CUL4-associated factor 6-like isoform X1 — translation MVILGKRQRSSGSGILNLYQREVGVLSPRNFSHRARASEDFVLRLGIDRKLNKHNGYVNTVSLNENGNILVSGSDDEMVILWDWEVGTVRTSFHSGHKDIVLQARFMPCTAHHQTIVTSAADGEVRLAQLREGGQVTTELLAEHDDAVHKVAFEPQNPHVLYSGGEDGIVQHFDLRCKNSTKLFICRPFRRRPTYTSFVKLMAISIDPRNPNYLAVAGAHDYALVYDIRKCKWDGSTNYGLPCENFCPTHLIDHSDGISGLCFSDSSELLVSYMNEYIYLFPKVQGLGSNPASLLSDCDSEDKSNPVLSTSNASLGIKLYKGRWSEQTAKDVHFFGPYCDYVVSGSDCGRIFIWRKKDGVLLRAMKGDTHVVNSTVSHPYTTMLASSGMEKDVKIWVPNTTQPFQLVDLESYDAEDLAYDDDSYDTDFSDSDDDTEEDVFADGVSF, via the exons ATGGTGATCTTGGGGAAGCGCCAGAGGAGCTCCGGCAGCGGGATCCTCAATCTGTATCAGCGCGAGGTTGGAGTCCTGTCACCCAGAAATTTCTCGCATCGCGCTAGGGCTTCGGAG GATTTTGTTCTGCGTTTGGGAATTGACAGAAAACTTAACAAGCATAATGGTTATGTAAATACTGTGAGTCTCAATGAAAATGGGAATATTCTTGTATCCGGATCAGATGATGAAATGGTAATATTGTGGGATTGGGAGGTTGGGACTGTCAGGACTTCCTTCCACTCTGGACATAAAGACATTGTTTTACAGGCACGCTTCATGCCATGTACAGCTCATCATCAGACTATTGTTACATCTGCTGCAGATGGTGAG GTAAGACTTGCACAATTACGTGAAGGTGGCCAAGTAACTACAGAATTGCTAGCTGAACATGATGATGCTGTTCATAAGGTAGCATTTGAGCCGCAAAATCCTCATGTTCTTTATAGTGGTGGTGAAGATGGCATAGTTCAGCAT TTTGACCTTAGATGCAAAAATTCAACAAAGTTATTCATATGCAGACCGTTTAGAAGAAGACCGACTTATACATCATTTGTCAAGCTTATGGCTATTTCAATAGACCCAAGAAACCCAAACTATCTTGCAGTTGCTGGTGCACATGACTATGCTCTGGTATATGACATTCGCAAGTGCAAATGGGATGGATCAACAAATTATGGTCTTCCATGTGAAAATTTCTGTCCTACACATCTGATTGATCATAGTGACGGGATATCAGGGTTGTGTTTTTCTGATTCAAGTGAGCTGCTGGTCTCTTATATGAACGAATATATCTATCTCTTTCCAAAAGTTCAGGGTCTGGGTTCAAATCCTGCGTCCTTACTTTCTGATTGTGATTCAGAAGATAAATCTAATCCAGTCCTATCTACATCCAATGCGAGCCTAGGGATTAAGTTGTACAAAGGACGTTGGAGCGAACAGACTGCGAAGGATGTGCATTTTTTTGGACCGTATTGTGACTATGTGGTTAGTGGATCAGACTGTGGTCGCATATTTATTTGGAGAAAGAAAGATGGGGTACTTTTACGTGCTATGAAAGGTGATACACATGTGGTGAACTCTACTGTATCGCACCCTTATACCACCATGCTTGCAAGTTCTGGAATGGAGAAAGATGTAAAGATCTGGGTTCCTAACACCACTCAACCTTTCCAACTAGTAGATCTAGAg AGTTACGATGCGGAAGATCTTGCAtatgatgatgactcttatgatactGACTTCAGTGATAGCGATGATGACACCGAGGAAGATGTCTTTGCTGATGGTGTTAGTTTTTGA
- the LOC121981921 gene encoding DDB1- and CUL4-associated factor 8-like isoform X4 produces MVILWDWEVGTVRTSFHSGHKDIVLQARFMPCTAHHQTIVTSAADGEVRLAQLREGGQVTTELLAEHDDAVHKVAFEPQNPHVLYSGGEDGIVQHFDLRCKNSTKLFICRPFRRRPTYTSFVKLMAISIDPRNPNYLAVAGAHDYALVYDIRKCKWDGSTNYGLPCENFCPTHLIDHSDGISGLCFSDSSELLVSYMNEYIYLFPKVQGLGSNPASLLSDCDSEDKSNPVLSTSNASLGIKLYKGRWSEQTAKDVHFFGPYCDYVVSGSDCGRIFIWRKKDGVLLRAMKGDTHVVNSTVSHPYTTMLASSGMEKDVKIWVPNTTQPFQLVDLESYDAEDLAYDDDSYDTDFSDSDDDTEEDVFADGVSF; encoded by the exons ATGGTAATATTGTGGGATTGGGAGGTTGGGACTGTCAGGACTTCCTTCCACTCTGGACATAAAGACATTGTTTTACAGGCACGCTTCATGCCATGTACAGCTCATCATCAGACTATTGTTACATCTGCTGCAGATGGTGAG GTAAGACTTGCACAATTACGTGAAGGTGGCCAAGTAACTACAGAATTGCTAGCTGAACATGATGATGCTGTTCATAAGGTAGCATTTGAGCCGCAAAATCCTCATGTTCTTTATAGTGGTGGTGAAGATGGCATAGTTCAGCAT TTTGACCTTAGATGCAAAAATTCAACAAAGTTATTCATATGCAGACCGTTTAGAAGAAGACCGACTTATACATCATTTGTCAAGCTTATGGCTATTTCAATAGACCCAAGAAACCCAAACTATCTTGCAGTTGCTGGTGCACATGACTATGCTCTGGTATATGACATTCGCAAGTGCAAATGGGATGGATCAACAAATTATGGTCTTCCATGTGAAAATTTCTGTCCTACACATCTGATTGATCATAGTGACGGGATATCAGGGTTGTGTTTTTCTGATTCAAGTGAGCTGCTGGTCTCTTATATGAACGAATATATCTATCTCTTTCCAAAAGTTCAGGGTCTGGGTTCAAATCCTGCGTCCTTACTTTCTGATTGTGATTCAGAAGATAAATCTAATCCAGTCCTATCTACATCCAATGCGAGCCTAGGGATTAAGTTGTACAAAGGACGTTGGAGCGAACAGACTGCGAAGGATGTGCATTTTTTTGGACCGTATTGTGACTATGTGGTTAGTGGATCAGACTGTGGTCGCATATTTATTTGGAGAAAGAAAGATGGGGTACTTTTACGTGCTATGAAAGGTGATACACATGTGGTGAACTCTACTGTATCGCACCCTTATACCACCATGCTTGCAAGTTCTGGAATGGAGAAAGATGTAAAGATCTGGGTTCCTAACACCACTCAACCTTTCCAACTAGTAGATCTAGAg AGTTACGATGCGGAAGATCTTGCAtatgatgatgactcttatgatactGACTTCAGTGATAGCGATGATGACACCGAGGAAGATGTCTTTGCTGATGGTGTTAGTTTTTGA
- the LOC121981921 gene encoding DDB1- and CUL4-associated factor 6-like isoform X3 codes for MVILGKRQRSSGSGILNLYQREVGVLSPRNFSHRARASEDFVLRLGIDRKLNKHNGYVNTVSLNENGNILVSGSDDEMARFMPCTAHHQTIVTSAADGEVRLAQLREGGQVTTELLAEHDDAVHKVAFEPQNPHVLYSGGEDGIVQHFDLRCKNSTKLFICRPFRRRPTYTSFVKLMAISIDPRNPNYLAVAGAHDYALVYDIRKCKWDGSTNYGLPCENFCPTHLIDHSDGISGLCFSDSSELLVSYMNEYIYLFPKVQGLGSNPASLLSDCDSEDKSNPVLSTSNASLGIKLYKGRWSEQTAKDVHFFGPYCDYVVSGSDCGRIFIWRKKDGVLLRAMKGDTHVVNSTVSHPYTTMLASSGMEKDVKIWVPNTTQPFQLVDLESYDAEDLAYDDDSYDTDFSDSDDDTEEDVFADGVSF; via the exons ATGGTGATCTTGGGGAAGCGCCAGAGGAGCTCCGGCAGCGGGATCCTCAATCTGTATCAGCGCGAGGTTGGAGTCCTGTCACCCAGAAATTTCTCGCATCGCGCTAGGGCTTCGGAG GATTTTGTTCTGCGTTTGGGAATTGACAGAAAACTTAACAAGCATAATGGTTATGTAAATACTGTGAGTCTCAATGAAAATGGGAATATTCTTGTATCCGGATCAGATGATGAAATG GCACGCTTCATGCCATGTACAGCTCATCATCAGACTATTGTTACATCTGCTGCAGATGGTGAG GTAAGACTTGCACAATTACGTGAAGGTGGCCAAGTAACTACAGAATTGCTAGCTGAACATGATGATGCTGTTCATAAGGTAGCATTTGAGCCGCAAAATCCTCATGTTCTTTATAGTGGTGGTGAAGATGGCATAGTTCAGCAT TTTGACCTTAGATGCAAAAATTCAACAAAGTTATTCATATGCAGACCGTTTAGAAGAAGACCGACTTATACATCATTTGTCAAGCTTATGGCTATTTCAATAGACCCAAGAAACCCAAACTATCTTGCAGTTGCTGGTGCACATGACTATGCTCTGGTATATGACATTCGCAAGTGCAAATGGGATGGATCAACAAATTATGGTCTTCCATGTGAAAATTTCTGTCCTACACATCTGATTGATCATAGTGACGGGATATCAGGGTTGTGTTTTTCTGATTCAAGTGAGCTGCTGGTCTCTTATATGAACGAATATATCTATCTCTTTCCAAAAGTTCAGGGTCTGGGTTCAAATCCTGCGTCCTTACTTTCTGATTGTGATTCAGAAGATAAATCTAATCCAGTCCTATCTACATCCAATGCGAGCCTAGGGATTAAGTTGTACAAAGGACGTTGGAGCGAACAGACTGCGAAGGATGTGCATTTTTTTGGACCGTATTGTGACTATGTGGTTAGTGGATCAGACTGTGGTCGCATATTTATTTGGAGAAAGAAAGATGGGGTACTTTTACGTGCTATGAAAGGTGATACACATGTGGTGAACTCTACTGTATCGCACCCTTATACCACCATGCTTGCAAGTTCTGGAATGGAGAAAGATGTAAAGATCTGGGTTCCTAACACCACTCAACCTTTCCAACTAGTAGATCTAGAg AGTTACGATGCGGAAGATCTTGCAtatgatgatgactcttatgatactGACTTCAGTGATAGCGATGATGACACCGAGGAAGATGTCTTTGCTGATGGTGTTAGTTTTTGA